A stretch of the Nerophis ophidion isolate RoL-2023_Sa linkage group LG27, RoL_Noph_v1.0, whole genome shotgun sequence genome encodes the following:
- the map3k2 gene encoding mitogen-activated protein kinase kinase kinase 2 isoform X3 yields the protein MMDEQEALQSIMQDLAELHRSSRPAGFLSDLGKPKASSPKNLNDIRVKFEFKGEKRILQFRRPLKLDDLRAKAKVAFGQMMDLHYSNNELVIPLTVQDDLDKAVELLDRSIHMKSLKILLVLQLSSQNSSCNMGLLPSSEELDNTGFRVPDKKSLLGSLADRSSPPPGYIPDALQQVARNGSFTSINSEGEFIPESMDQMLDPLSMSSPENSASGSCPSLDSPLDSDYPKSRMPRAQSYPDNHQDFSGADYDIPVFDKTGKGGTYPRRYGVPFGLQDYSDGRKTFPRARRTQAHGLRSPVSFSPTEQSPSTSSGSSVFTPDLEDAAGPARRPRRGSDIEVNQSATPNLSVMDISPPSRSPRAPTNWRLGKLLGQGAFGRVFLCYDADTGRELAVKQVQFDPDSPETSKEVSALECEIQLLKNLCHERIVQYYGCLRDTMERTLSIFMEYMPGGSIKDQVKTYGALTENVTRRYTRQILEGVSYLHSNMIVHRDIKGANILRDSIGNVKLGDFGASRRLQTICLSGTGIKSVTGTPYWMSPEVISGEGYGRKADIWSVGCTVVEMLTQRPPWAEFEAMAAIFKIATQPTNPMLPAHVSDHCRDFLKRIFVETKQRPSADELLRHIFVH from the exons ATGATGG ATGAGCAGGAGGCACTGCAGTCAATCATGCAGGACCTGGCAGAACTCCACCGCTCCAGCCGTCCTGCTGGGTTCCTGTCGGACCTGGGCAAACCCAAAGCCTCCTCGCCCAAGAACCTG AATGACATCAGAGTAAAATTCGAGTTTAAAGGCGAGAAGAG AATTTTGCAATTCCGTCGGCCTCTCAAGTTGGACGACCTGAGGGCAAAAGCTAAGGTGGCTTTTGGTCAGATGATGGATCTTCACTACAGCAACAACGAG CTGGTGATTCCACTGACCGTTCAGGATGACTTGGACAAGGCAGTGGAGCTGCTGGATCGGAGCATTCACATGAAAAGTCTGAAGATCCTCTTGGTGCTGCAGCTCTCCTCACAG AACTCTTCCTGCAATATGGGCCTTCTGCCTTCCTCTGAGGAGTTGGACAACACAGGATTCAGAGTCCCAGATAAGAAGAGCTTACTTGGATCATTAG CGGATCGTAGCTCTCCTCCACCTGGATATATTCCTGACGCACTCCAGCAGGTGGCGAGGAATGGATCCTTTACAAGTATCAACAGCGAAGGAGAGTTCATTCCAGAAAGCATGGACCAG ATGCTGGACCCATTGAGCATGAGCAGTCCGGAAAACTCTGCGTCTGGTAGTTGTCCTTCTTTGGACAGCCCTCTGGACAG CGACTACCCAAAGTCGAGGATGCCAAGAGCACAGAGCTACCCTGACAACCACCAGGACTTTTCAGGTGCAG ATTACGACATTCCAGTCTTTGACAAGACAGGAAAAGGAGGCACGTACCCTCGCCGATACGGTGTTCCCTTTGGTCTTCAAGATTACAGTGATG GGAGGAAGACCTTCCCTCGCGCTCGCCGGACACAAGCACACGGCCTGCGCTCACCTGTCAGCTTCAGTCCCACAGAGCAGTCTCCAAGCACCAGCAGCGGCAGCAGCGTCTTCACCCCCGACCTGGAAGATGCTGCCGGGCCTGCCAGGCGTCCACGAAGAGGAAGTGACATTGAGGTCAATCAGTCAGCCACCCCGAACTTGTCCGTCATGGACATCAGTCCACCCAGCCGCT CGCCTCGTGCACCCACCAACTGGCGACTGGGGAAGCTGCTTGGCCAGGGTGCCTTCGGACGGGTTTTCCTTTGCTATGACGCAGACACTGGACGGGAACTGGCTGTCAAACAGGTCCAGTTTGATCCAGATAGTCCTGAGACGAGCAAG GAGGTGAGCGCGCTGGAGTGTGAAATTCAGCTGCTAAAAAATCTTTGTCACGAGCGCATCGTCCAGTACTACGGGTGTCTGCGAGATACTATGGAACGAACACTCTCCATCTTCATGGAGTACATGCCTGGA GGCTCCATAAAGGACCAGGTGAAGACTTACGGTGCACTGACGGAGAACGTGACACGTCGTTACACTCGGCAAATCCTTGAAGGGGTTTCCTACCTTCACAGCAACATGATCGTTCACAGGGACATCAAAG GGGCCAATATCCTCCGAGACTCTATCGGAAACGTGAAGCTGGGAGACTTTGGGGCCAGTCGACGGCTGCAGACAATATGTCTGTCAGGAACGGGAATTAAGTCGGTGACTGGCACTCCCTACTGGATGAGCCCGGAAGTAATCAGTGGCGAGGGTTATGGCAGGAAGGCTGACATCTG GAGTGTGGGATGCACTGTTGTGGAAATGCTGACCCAACGACCCCCCTGGGCGGAGTTCGAGGCCATGGCGGCCATCTTTAAGATTGCCACGCAGCCCACAAACCCCATGCTGCCAGCCCACGTGTCAGACCACTGCAGAGACTTCCTCAAGCGTATCTTTGTGGAGACCAAGCAGCGTCCTTCTGCGGATGAACTGCTCAGGCACATTTTTGTACATTAA
- the map3k2 gene encoding mitogen-activated protein kinase kinase kinase 2 isoform X2, with protein sequence MMDEQEALQSIMQDLAELHRSSRPAGFLSDLGKPKASSPKNLNDIRVKFEFKGEKRILQFRRPLKLDDLRAKAKVAFGQMMDLHYSNNELVIPLTVQDDLDKAVELLDRSIHMKSLKILLVLQLSSQNSSCNMGLLPSSEELDNTGFRVPDKKSLLGSLGSHSADRSSPPPGYIPDALQQVARNGSFTSINSEGEFIPESMDQMLDPLSMSSPENSASGSCPSLDSPLDSDYPKSRMPRAQSYPDNHQDFSDYDIPVFDKTGKGGTYPRRYGVPFGLQDYSDGRKTFPRARRTQAHGLRSPVSFSPTEQSPSTSSGSSVFTPDLEDAAGPARRPRRGSDIEVNQSATPNLSVMDISPPSRSPRAPTNWRLGKLLGQGAFGRVFLCYDADTGRELAVKQVQFDPDSPETSKEVSALECEIQLLKNLCHERIVQYYGCLRDTMERTLSIFMEYMPGGSIKDQVKTYGALTENVTRRYTRQILEGVSYLHSNMIVHRDIKGANILRDSIGNVKLGDFGASRRLQTICLSGTGIKSVTGTPYWMSPEVISGEGYGRKADIWSVGCTVVEMLTQRPPWAEFEAMAAIFKIATQPTNPMLPAHVSDHCRDFLKRIFVETKQRPSADELLRHIFVH encoded by the exons ATGATGG ATGAGCAGGAGGCACTGCAGTCAATCATGCAGGACCTGGCAGAACTCCACCGCTCCAGCCGTCCTGCTGGGTTCCTGTCGGACCTGGGCAAACCCAAAGCCTCCTCGCCCAAGAACCTG AATGACATCAGAGTAAAATTCGAGTTTAAAGGCGAGAAGAG AATTTTGCAATTCCGTCGGCCTCTCAAGTTGGACGACCTGAGGGCAAAAGCTAAGGTGGCTTTTGGTCAGATGATGGATCTTCACTACAGCAACAACGAG CTGGTGATTCCACTGACCGTTCAGGATGACTTGGACAAGGCAGTGGAGCTGCTGGATCGGAGCATTCACATGAAAAGTCTGAAGATCCTCTTGGTGCTGCAGCTCTCCTCACAG AACTCTTCCTGCAATATGGGCCTTCTGCCTTCCTCTGAGGAGTTGGACAACACAGGATTCAGAGTCCCAGATAAGAAGAGCTTACTTGGATCATTAG GATCTCATTCAGCGGATCGTAGCTCTCCTCCACCTGGATATATTCCTGACGCACTCCAGCAGGTGGCGAGGAATGGATCCTTTACAAGTATCAACAGCGAAGGAGAGTTCATTCCAGAAAGCATGGACCAG ATGCTGGACCCATTGAGCATGAGCAGTCCGGAAAACTCTGCGTCTGGTAGTTGTCCTTCTTTGGACAGCCCTCTGGACAG CGACTACCCAAAGTCGAGGATGCCAAGAGCACAGAGCTACCCTGACAACCACCAGGACTTTTCAG ATTACGACATTCCAGTCTTTGACAAGACAGGAAAAGGAGGCACGTACCCTCGCCGATACGGTGTTCCCTTTGGTCTTCAAGATTACAGTGATG GGAGGAAGACCTTCCCTCGCGCTCGCCGGACACAAGCACACGGCCTGCGCTCACCTGTCAGCTTCAGTCCCACAGAGCAGTCTCCAAGCACCAGCAGCGGCAGCAGCGTCTTCACCCCCGACCTGGAAGATGCTGCCGGGCCTGCCAGGCGTCCACGAAGAGGAAGTGACATTGAGGTCAATCAGTCAGCCACCCCGAACTTGTCCGTCATGGACATCAGTCCACCCAGCCGCT CGCCTCGTGCACCCACCAACTGGCGACTGGGGAAGCTGCTTGGCCAGGGTGCCTTCGGACGGGTTTTCCTTTGCTATGACGCAGACACTGGACGGGAACTGGCTGTCAAACAGGTCCAGTTTGATCCAGATAGTCCTGAGACGAGCAAG GAGGTGAGCGCGCTGGAGTGTGAAATTCAGCTGCTAAAAAATCTTTGTCACGAGCGCATCGTCCAGTACTACGGGTGTCTGCGAGATACTATGGAACGAACACTCTCCATCTTCATGGAGTACATGCCTGGA GGCTCCATAAAGGACCAGGTGAAGACTTACGGTGCACTGACGGAGAACGTGACACGTCGTTACACTCGGCAAATCCTTGAAGGGGTTTCCTACCTTCACAGCAACATGATCGTTCACAGGGACATCAAAG GGGCCAATATCCTCCGAGACTCTATCGGAAACGTGAAGCTGGGAGACTTTGGGGCCAGTCGACGGCTGCAGACAATATGTCTGTCAGGAACGGGAATTAAGTCGGTGACTGGCACTCCCTACTGGATGAGCCCGGAAGTAATCAGTGGCGAGGGTTATGGCAGGAAGGCTGACATCTG GAGTGTGGGATGCACTGTTGTGGAAATGCTGACCCAACGACCCCCCTGGGCGGAGTTCGAGGCCATGGCGGCCATCTTTAAGATTGCCACGCAGCCCACAAACCCCATGCTGCCAGCCCACGTGTCAGACCACTGCAGAGACTTCCTCAAGCGTATCTTTGTGGAGACCAAGCAGCGTCCTTCTGCGGATGAACTGCTCAGGCACATTTTTGTACATTAA
- the map3k2 gene encoding mitogen-activated protein kinase kinase kinase 2 isoform X1, with protein MMDEQEALQSIMQDLAELHRSSRPAGFLSDLGKPKASSPKNLNDIRVKFEFKGEKRILQFRRPLKLDDLRAKAKVAFGQMMDLHYSNNELVIPLTVQDDLDKAVELLDRSIHMKSLKILLVLQLSSQNSSCNMGLLPSSEELDNTGFRVPDKKSLLGSLGSHSADRSSPPPGYIPDALQQVARNGSFTSINSEGEFIPESMDQMLDPLSMSSPENSASGSCPSLDSPLDSDYPKSRMPRAQSYPDNHQDFSGADYDIPVFDKTGKGGTYPRRYGVPFGLQDYSDGRKTFPRARRTQAHGLRSPVSFSPTEQSPSTSSGSSVFTPDLEDAAGPARRPRRGSDIEVNQSATPNLSVMDISPPSRSPRAPTNWRLGKLLGQGAFGRVFLCYDADTGRELAVKQVQFDPDSPETSKEVSALECEIQLLKNLCHERIVQYYGCLRDTMERTLSIFMEYMPGGSIKDQVKTYGALTENVTRRYTRQILEGVSYLHSNMIVHRDIKGANILRDSIGNVKLGDFGASRRLQTICLSGTGIKSVTGTPYWMSPEVISGEGYGRKADIWSVGCTVVEMLTQRPPWAEFEAMAAIFKIATQPTNPMLPAHVSDHCRDFLKRIFVETKQRPSADELLRHIFVH; from the exons ATGATGG ATGAGCAGGAGGCACTGCAGTCAATCATGCAGGACCTGGCAGAACTCCACCGCTCCAGCCGTCCTGCTGGGTTCCTGTCGGACCTGGGCAAACCCAAAGCCTCCTCGCCCAAGAACCTG AATGACATCAGAGTAAAATTCGAGTTTAAAGGCGAGAAGAG AATTTTGCAATTCCGTCGGCCTCTCAAGTTGGACGACCTGAGGGCAAAAGCTAAGGTGGCTTTTGGTCAGATGATGGATCTTCACTACAGCAACAACGAG CTGGTGATTCCACTGACCGTTCAGGATGACTTGGACAAGGCAGTGGAGCTGCTGGATCGGAGCATTCACATGAAAAGTCTGAAGATCCTCTTGGTGCTGCAGCTCTCCTCACAG AACTCTTCCTGCAATATGGGCCTTCTGCCTTCCTCTGAGGAGTTGGACAACACAGGATTCAGAGTCCCAGATAAGAAGAGCTTACTTGGATCATTAG GATCTCATTCAGCGGATCGTAGCTCTCCTCCACCTGGATATATTCCTGACGCACTCCAGCAGGTGGCGAGGAATGGATCCTTTACAAGTATCAACAGCGAAGGAGAGTTCATTCCAGAAAGCATGGACCAG ATGCTGGACCCATTGAGCATGAGCAGTCCGGAAAACTCTGCGTCTGGTAGTTGTCCTTCTTTGGACAGCCCTCTGGACAG CGACTACCCAAAGTCGAGGATGCCAAGAGCACAGAGCTACCCTGACAACCACCAGGACTTTTCAGGTGCAG ATTACGACATTCCAGTCTTTGACAAGACAGGAAAAGGAGGCACGTACCCTCGCCGATACGGTGTTCCCTTTGGTCTTCAAGATTACAGTGATG GGAGGAAGACCTTCCCTCGCGCTCGCCGGACACAAGCACACGGCCTGCGCTCACCTGTCAGCTTCAGTCCCACAGAGCAGTCTCCAAGCACCAGCAGCGGCAGCAGCGTCTTCACCCCCGACCTGGAAGATGCTGCCGGGCCTGCCAGGCGTCCACGAAGAGGAAGTGACATTGAGGTCAATCAGTCAGCCACCCCGAACTTGTCCGTCATGGACATCAGTCCACCCAGCCGCT CGCCTCGTGCACCCACCAACTGGCGACTGGGGAAGCTGCTTGGCCAGGGTGCCTTCGGACGGGTTTTCCTTTGCTATGACGCAGACACTGGACGGGAACTGGCTGTCAAACAGGTCCAGTTTGATCCAGATAGTCCTGAGACGAGCAAG GAGGTGAGCGCGCTGGAGTGTGAAATTCAGCTGCTAAAAAATCTTTGTCACGAGCGCATCGTCCAGTACTACGGGTGTCTGCGAGATACTATGGAACGAACACTCTCCATCTTCATGGAGTACATGCCTGGA GGCTCCATAAAGGACCAGGTGAAGACTTACGGTGCACTGACGGAGAACGTGACACGTCGTTACACTCGGCAAATCCTTGAAGGGGTTTCCTACCTTCACAGCAACATGATCGTTCACAGGGACATCAAAG GGGCCAATATCCTCCGAGACTCTATCGGAAACGTGAAGCTGGGAGACTTTGGGGCCAGTCGACGGCTGCAGACAATATGTCTGTCAGGAACGGGAATTAAGTCGGTGACTGGCACTCCCTACTGGATGAGCCCGGAAGTAATCAGTGGCGAGGGTTATGGCAGGAAGGCTGACATCTG GAGTGTGGGATGCACTGTTGTGGAAATGCTGACCCAACGACCCCCCTGGGCGGAGTTCGAGGCCATGGCGGCCATCTTTAAGATTGCCACGCAGCCCACAAACCCCATGCTGCCAGCCCACGTGTCAGACCACTGCAGAGACTTCCTCAAGCGTATCTTTGTGGAGACCAAGCAGCGTCCTTCTGCGGATGAACTGCTCAGGCACATTTTTGTACATTAA
- the map3k2 gene encoding mitogen-activated protein kinase kinase kinase 2 isoform X4 — MGESFFLDSWLGSIAVSLDEQEALQSIMQDLAELHRSSRPAGFLSDLGKPKASSPKNLNDIRVKFEFKGEKRILQFRRPLKLDDLRAKAKVAFGQMMDLHYSNNELVIPLTVQDDLDKAVELLDRSIHMKSLKILLVLQLSSQNSSCNMGLLPSSEELDNTGFRVPDKKSLLGSLGSHSADRSSPPPGYIPDALQQVARNGSFTSINSEGEFIPESMDQMLDPLSMSSPENSASGSCPSLDSPLDSDYPKSRMPRAQSYPDNHQDFSDYDIPVFDKTGKGGTYPRRYGVPFGLQDYSDGRKTFPRARRTQAHGLRSPVSFSPTEQSPSTSSGSSVFTPDLEDAAGPARRPRRGSDIEVNQSATPNLSVMDISPPSRSPRAPTNWRLGKLLGQGAFGRVFLCYDADTGRELAVKQVQFDPDSPETSKEVSALECEIQLLKNLCHERIVQYYGCLRDTMERTLSIFMEYMPGGSIKDQVKTYGALTENVTRRYTRQILEGVSYLHSNMIVHRDIKGANILRDSIGNVKLGDFGASRRLQTICLSGTGIKSVTGTPYWMSPEVISGEGYGRKADIWSVGCTVVEMLTQRPPWAEFEAMAAIFKIATQPTNPMLPAHVSDHCRDFLKRIFVETKQRPSADELLRHIFVH, encoded by the exons ATGGGAGAATCCTTCTTCCTGGACTCTTGGCTTGGGTCGATAGCCGTGTCGTT AGATGAGCAGGAGGCACTGCAGTCAATCATGCAGGACCTGGCAGAACTCCACCGCTCCAGCCGTCCTGCTGGGTTCCTGTCGGACCTGGGCAAACCCAAAGCCTCCTCGCCCAAGAACCTG AATGACATCAGAGTAAAATTCGAGTTTAAAGGCGAGAAGAG AATTTTGCAATTCCGTCGGCCTCTCAAGTTGGACGACCTGAGGGCAAAAGCTAAGGTGGCTTTTGGTCAGATGATGGATCTTCACTACAGCAACAACGAG CTGGTGATTCCACTGACCGTTCAGGATGACTTGGACAAGGCAGTGGAGCTGCTGGATCGGAGCATTCACATGAAAAGTCTGAAGATCCTCTTGGTGCTGCAGCTCTCCTCACAG AACTCTTCCTGCAATATGGGCCTTCTGCCTTCCTCTGAGGAGTTGGACAACACAGGATTCAGAGTCCCAGATAAGAAGAGCTTACTTGGATCATTAG GATCTCATTCAGCGGATCGTAGCTCTCCTCCACCTGGATATATTCCTGACGCACTCCAGCAGGTGGCGAGGAATGGATCCTTTACAAGTATCAACAGCGAAGGAGAGTTCATTCCAGAAAGCATGGACCAG ATGCTGGACCCATTGAGCATGAGCAGTCCGGAAAACTCTGCGTCTGGTAGTTGTCCTTCTTTGGACAGCCCTCTGGACAG CGACTACCCAAAGTCGAGGATGCCAAGAGCACAGAGCTACCCTGACAACCACCAGGACTTTTCAG ATTACGACATTCCAGTCTTTGACAAGACAGGAAAAGGAGGCACGTACCCTCGCCGATACGGTGTTCCCTTTGGTCTTCAAGATTACAGTGATG GGAGGAAGACCTTCCCTCGCGCTCGCCGGACACAAGCACACGGCCTGCGCTCACCTGTCAGCTTCAGTCCCACAGAGCAGTCTCCAAGCACCAGCAGCGGCAGCAGCGTCTTCACCCCCGACCTGGAAGATGCTGCCGGGCCTGCCAGGCGTCCACGAAGAGGAAGTGACATTGAGGTCAATCAGTCAGCCACCCCGAACTTGTCCGTCATGGACATCAGTCCACCCAGCCGCT CGCCTCGTGCACCCACCAACTGGCGACTGGGGAAGCTGCTTGGCCAGGGTGCCTTCGGACGGGTTTTCCTTTGCTATGACGCAGACACTGGACGGGAACTGGCTGTCAAACAGGTCCAGTTTGATCCAGATAGTCCTGAGACGAGCAAG GAGGTGAGCGCGCTGGAGTGTGAAATTCAGCTGCTAAAAAATCTTTGTCACGAGCGCATCGTCCAGTACTACGGGTGTCTGCGAGATACTATGGAACGAACACTCTCCATCTTCATGGAGTACATGCCTGGA GGCTCCATAAAGGACCAGGTGAAGACTTACGGTGCACTGACGGAGAACGTGACACGTCGTTACACTCGGCAAATCCTTGAAGGGGTTTCCTACCTTCACAGCAACATGATCGTTCACAGGGACATCAAAG GGGCCAATATCCTCCGAGACTCTATCGGAAACGTGAAGCTGGGAGACTTTGGGGCCAGTCGACGGCTGCAGACAATATGTCTGTCAGGAACGGGAATTAAGTCGGTGACTGGCACTCCCTACTGGATGAGCCCGGAAGTAATCAGTGGCGAGGGTTATGGCAGGAAGGCTGACATCTG GAGTGTGGGATGCACTGTTGTGGAAATGCTGACCCAACGACCCCCCTGGGCGGAGTTCGAGGCCATGGCGGCCATCTTTAAGATTGCCACGCAGCCCACAAACCCCATGCTGCCAGCCCACGTGTCAGACCACTGCAGAGACTTCCTCAAGCGTATCTTTGTGGAGACCAAGCAGCGTCCTTCTGCGGATGAACTGCTCAGGCACATTTTTGTACATTAA